The following coding sequences are from one Streptomyces sp. NBC_01232 window:
- the truA gene encoding tRNA pseudouridine(38-40) synthase TruA, which yields MSDEVEPGHVRVRLDLSYDGKDFSGWAKQRVLRTVQGELESALQTVMRLSGPVELTVAGRTDAGVHARGQVAQFDLAEEVWAEHHDKLLRRLAGRLPHDVRVWKVAEAPEGFNARFSAIWRRYAYRVGDHQGGVDPLRRGHVLWHQWPLDVDAMNEAAAALLGEHDFAAYCKKREGATTIRTLQQLSWERAEDGIVTATVRADAFCHNMVRSLVGAMLHVGDGHRPTDWPGKVLAAGVRDSSVHVVKPHGLTLEEVGYPADELLAARSKEARNMRTLPGAGCC from the coding sequence GTGAGTGACGAGGTGGAGCCCGGGCACGTCCGGGTGCGGCTGGACCTGAGCTACGACGGCAAGGACTTCTCCGGCTGGGCGAAGCAGCGCGTGCTGCGGACCGTCCAGGGCGAGCTGGAGTCGGCCCTGCAGACCGTGATGCGGCTGTCCGGGCCGGTCGAGCTGACGGTGGCCGGACGGACCGACGCGGGGGTGCACGCCCGCGGACAGGTCGCCCAGTTCGACCTCGCCGAGGAGGTGTGGGCCGAGCACCACGACAAGCTGCTGCGCCGCCTCGCGGGCCGGCTGCCGCACGACGTACGGGTGTGGAAGGTCGCCGAGGCCCCGGAGGGCTTCAACGCGCGCTTCTCGGCCATCTGGCGGCGCTACGCGTACCGGGTGGGCGACCACCAGGGCGGCGTCGACCCGCTGCGCCGGGGGCACGTGCTGTGGCACCAGTGGCCGCTCGACGTGGACGCCATGAACGAGGCCGCCGCCGCGCTGCTCGGCGAGCACGACTTCGCCGCGTACTGCAAGAAGCGCGAGGGCGCCACGACCATCCGTACGCTCCAGCAGCTCAGCTGGGAGCGCGCCGAGGACGGGATCGTCACCGCGACCGTCCGCGCCGACGCCTTCTGCCACAACATGGTCCGCTCGCTGGTGGGCGCCATGCTGCACGTCGGGGACGGGCACCGGCCCACCGACTGGCCCGGCAAGGTGCTGGCGGCCGGCGTACGGGACTCCTCGGTGCACGTGGTCAAGCCGCACGGGCTGACCCTGGAGGAGGTCGGCTACCCGGCGGACGAGCTGCTGGCCGCCCGCAGCAAGGAAGCGCGCAACATGCGGACCCTGCCGGGCGCGGGCTGCTGCTAA
- a CDS encoding ABC-F family ATP-binding cassette domain-containing protein → MPGMGHLEASHLEYYLPDGRVLLPDVSFRVGEGSVVALVGANGAGKTTLLKMISGELQPHGGGITVSGGLGVMSQFVGSVRDETTVRDLLVSVAQPRIREAAKAVDRAEELILTVDDEAAQMAYAQALSDWADVQGYEAETLWDVCTMAALAIPYDSAQFREVRTLSGGEQKRLVLEALLRGPDEVLLLDEPDNYLDVPGKRWLEDQLKATRKTVLFVSHDRELLTQAAEKIISLEASPTGSDVWVHGSGFDTYHEARKERFARFEELKRRWDEEHARLKALVLRLRNQAASSPDMASRYRAMQTRFQKFEEAGPPPEPPREQDIKMRLKGGRTGVRALTVENLELTGLMKPFSLEVFYGERVAVLGSNGSGKSHFLRLLAGEDVKHTGTWKLGARVVPGHFAQTHAHPELFGRTLVDILWTEAAKPLGQAMGALRRYELERQGDQPFEKLSGGQQARFQILLLELAGTTALLLDEPTDNLDLESAEALQEGLEAYEGTVLCVTHDRWFARTFDRYLVFGSDGVVRETQEPVWDERRVERKR, encoded by the coding sequence ATGCCCGGCATGGGACATCTCGAAGCCAGCCACCTGGAGTACTACCTTCCCGACGGGCGGGTACTGCTCCCTGACGTCTCCTTCCGCGTGGGGGAGGGGTCGGTCGTCGCCCTCGTCGGGGCGAACGGGGCGGGCAAGACCACCCTGCTGAAGATGATCTCCGGCGAGCTCCAGCCGCACGGCGGCGGGATCACCGTCTCCGGCGGCCTCGGCGTGATGTCGCAGTTCGTGGGCTCCGTGCGGGACGAGACGACCGTACGGGACCTGCTGGTCTCGGTGGCCCAGCCGCGCATCCGGGAGGCCGCGAAGGCGGTGGACCGGGCCGAGGAGCTGATCCTCACCGTCGACGACGAGGCCGCGCAGATGGCCTACGCGCAGGCGCTGAGCGACTGGGCGGACGTCCAGGGGTACGAGGCGGAGACCCTCTGGGACGTCTGCACCATGGCCGCGCTGGCCATCCCGTACGACAGCGCGCAGTTCCGCGAGGTGCGCACGCTCTCGGGCGGTGAGCAGAAGCGGCTCGTGCTGGAGGCGCTGCTGCGCGGCCCCGACGAGGTGCTGCTGCTCGACGAGCCGGACAACTACCTCGACGTCCCGGGCAAGCGCTGGCTGGAGGACCAGCTGAAGGCCACCCGCAAGACGGTGCTCTTCGTCTCGCACGACCGGGAGCTCCTGACCCAGGCGGCCGAGAAGATCATCAGCCTGGAGGCGAGCCCGACGGGCTCCGACGTCTGGGTGCACGGCTCGGGCTTCGACACCTACCACGAGGCCCGCAAGGAGCGCTTCGCGCGCTTCGAGGAGCTCAAGCGGCGCTGGGACGAGGAGCACGCACGGCTGAAGGCCCTGGTGCTGCGGCTGCGCAATCAGGCCGCGAGCAGCCCCGACATGGCCTCGCGCTACCGGGCGATGCAGACCCGCTTCCAGAAGTTCGAGGAGGCCGGCCCGCCGCCGGAGCCGCCGCGGGAGCAGGACATCAAGATGCGGCTCAAGGGCGGGCGCACCGGCGTGCGCGCGCTGACCGTGGAGAACCTGGAGCTGACGGGCCTGATGAAGCCCTTCTCCCTGGAGGTCTTCTACGGGGAGCGGGTCGCGGTCCTCGGCTCCAACGGCTCGGGCAAGTCGCACTTCCTGCGGCTGCTGGCCGGCGAGGACGTCAAGCACACCGGCACCTGGAAGCTGGGCGCGAGGGTGGTTCCCGGCCATTTCGCGCAGACCCACGCGCACCCGGAGCTGTTCGGCCGGACCCTCGTCGACATCCTGTGGACCGAGGCGGCCAAGCCCCTGGGCCAGGCGATGGGCGCCCTGCGCCGCTACGAGCTGGAGCGGCAGGGCGACCAGCCCTTCGAGAAGCTCTCCGGCGGTCAGCAGGCACGTTTCCAGATCCTGCTGCTGGAGCTGGCGGGCACCACGGCGCTGCTGCTGGACGAGCCGACGGACAACCTGGACCTGGAGTCCGCGGAGGCCCTCCAGGAGGGTCTGGAGGCGTACGAGGGCACTGTGCTGTGCGTCACGCACGACCGGTGGTTCGCGCGCACATTTGACCGTTACCTGGTCTTCGGTTCGGACGGTGTTGTGCGGGAGACTCAGGAACCCGTCTGGGACGAACGTAGAGTCGAACGCAAGCGCTAG
- a CDS encoding glycosyltransferase family 87 protein, whose product MKWENQSARNQGAGDRGAGDRTPGSRLVDRLLQPASRTWQLVSLAVVLGIAVSTSLRANWGSDNAFVVKAAETLLAGGSPYEDKRFLYLPSAVIMAVPEALLPREVLRWLLPVGMSGLLGVGWLAALRLFSVPLRSRFAVGGFALFALAYKPYANLVLIGNWTAISAAALPVALLLAHRRSWGSAGLVVGLAIACKPMLVPLGLLFLVARRWRGLAAAVLVPLLFSLAGALMMPSPSLFFTKTLPFLLKGQDAYALPWDASPIAVLPRLGVPEPLAVLVAFAGAGAALWAAWVRWRRDDADRGELRLAETACMVMLAAFLVSRPSFDHYLLVVLPLLIASAVRPGSVARSPWFWVALGPQVAGIPWPSELEAKRRAFKDCATLCGLTILLARRALRSGRVTLAPVTTAGSLPRTEPECAATPAESASRTAF is encoded by the coding sequence ATGAAGTGGGAGAACCAGAGCGCCAGGAACCAGGGCGCGGGGGACCGGGGGGCCGGGGACCGGACCCCGGGGAGCCGGCTGGTCGACCGGCTGCTGCAGCCCGCCTCCCGGACCTGGCAGCTGGTCTCCCTCGCGGTGGTCCTCGGCATCGCCGTCTCCACGAGCCTGCGGGCGAACTGGGGCTCCGACAACGCCTTCGTGGTCAAGGCCGCGGAGACGCTGCTGGCGGGCGGGTCCCCGTACGAGGACAAGCGCTTCCTCTACCTTCCCAGTGCCGTGATCATGGCGGTGCCGGAGGCGCTGCTGCCGCGCGAGGTGCTGCGGTGGCTGCTGCCGGTCGGGATGTCCGGGTTGCTGGGCGTGGGCTGGCTGGCCGCGCTGCGGCTGTTCTCGGTGCCGCTGCGCTCGCGCTTCGCGGTCGGCGGGTTCGCGCTGTTCGCCCTCGCCTACAAGCCGTACGCGAACCTCGTGCTTATCGGGAACTGGACCGCCATCTCGGCGGCCGCACTGCCGGTGGCGCTGCTGCTCGCGCACCGGCGCTCGTGGGGTTCGGCCGGGCTGGTGGTGGGGCTCGCGATCGCGTGCAAGCCGATGCTGGTGCCGCTCGGACTGCTGTTCCTGGTGGCCCGGCGGTGGCGGGGGCTGGCCGCGGCGGTGCTGGTGCCGCTGCTGTTCTCGCTGGCCGGTGCGCTGATGATGCCGAGCCCGTCGCTGTTCTTCACCAAGACCCTGCCGTTCCTGCTCAAGGGGCAGGACGCGTACGCGCTGCCCTGGGACGCCTCGCCGATCGCGGTGCTGCCGCGGCTGGGGGTGCCGGAGCCGCTGGCGGTGCTGGTCGCGTTCGCGGGTGCCGGTGCGGCCCTGTGGGCGGCCTGGGTGCGGTGGCGGCGGGACGACGCCGACCGGGGCGAGCTGCGCCTGGCGGAGACGGCCTGCATGGTGATGCTCGCCGCATTCCTGGTGTCGCGGCCGTCCTTCGACCACTACCTGCTGGTGGTCCTGCCGCTGCTGATCGCCTCGGCGGTCCGGCCGGGCTCGGTGGCGCGTTCCCCCTGGTTCTGGGTGGCTCTGGGGCCCCAGGTGGCGGGCATCCCGTGGCCGTCCGAGCTGGAGGCCAAGCGGCGGGCTTTCAAGGACTGCGCCACGCTGTGCGGGCTCACGATCCTGCTGGCGCGTCGTGCGCTGCGCTCCGGGCGGGTTACTCTTGCACCTGTAACAACTGCGGGGTCCCTACCCAGGACCGAACCGGAGTGCGCCGCGACGCCAGCAGAATCGGCATCGCGGACCGCGTTTTGA
- the rplM gene encoding 50S ribosomal protein L13, with translation MRTFSPKPGDISRQWLVIDAQDVVLGRLATQAAALLRGKHKPTYAPHMDMGDFVIIVNADKVHLSGNKATQKMAYRHSGYPGGLRSVRYDDLLANNPEKAVEKAIKGMLPKNTLGRQMLSKLKVYSGDQHPHAAQQPVPFEITQVAQ, from the coding sequence GTGCGTACGTTCAGCCCCAAGCCCGGCGACATCTCGCGCCAGTGGCTCGTCATCGACGCCCAGGACGTTGTCCTCGGCCGTCTGGCGACCCAGGCCGCTGCCCTCCTGCGGGGTAAGCACAAGCCGACCTACGCCCCCCACATGGACATGGGCGACTTCGTCATCATCGTCAACGCCGACAAGGTTCACCTGTCCGGCAACAAGGCGACCCAGAAGATGGCGTACCGCCACTCGGGTTACCCGGGTGGTCTCCGCTCGGTCCGTTACGACGACCTCCTGGCGAACAACCCGGAGAAGGCCGTCGAGAAGGCCATCAAGGGCATGCTCCCCAAGAACACCCTGGGCCGTCAGATGCTCTCGAAGCTGAAGGTCTACTCGGGCGACCAGCACCCCCACGCTGCCCAGCAGCCGGTGCCGTTCGAGATCACCCAGGTCGCGCAGTAG
- the rpsI gene encoding 30S ribosomal protein S9, with protein MAETTAETTPVDEFEGNVEEYTTETADVVEGDYTSESLAGRFGDPQPAAGLGRRKNAIARVRIVPGTGKWKINGRTLEDYFPNKVHQQEVNEPFKLLELDGRYDVIARISGGGVSGQAGALRLGVARALNEADVDNNRPALKKAGFLSRDDRAVERKKAGLKKARKAPQYSKR; from the coding sequence GTGGCCGAGACCACCGCCGAGACGACCCCCGTCGACGAGTTCGAGGGCAACGTCGAGGAGTACACCACCGAGACCGCGGACGTCGTCGAGGGCGACTACACGTCCGAGTCCCTTGCCGGTCGCTTCGGCGACCCCCAGCCGGCTGCCGGCCTGGGCCGTCGCAAGAACGCCATTGCCCGCGTCCGGATCGTTCCGGGCACCGGCAAGTGGAAGATCAACGGTCGCACCCTTGAGGACTACTTCCCCAACAAGGTGCACCAGCAGGAAGTCAACGAGCCCTTCAAGCTCCTCGAGCTCGACGGCCGTTACGACGTCATCGCCCGCATCTCGGGTGGCGGCGTCTCCGGTCAGGCCGGCGCCCTGCGCCTCGGCGTGGCCCGTGCGCTGAACGAGGCGGATGTCGACAACAACCGTCCGGCGCTGAAGAAGGCCGGCTTCCTCTCCCGCGACGACCGTGCGGTCGAGCGCAAGAAGGCCGGTCTCAAGAAGGCCCGTAAGGCTCCGCAGTACAGCAAGCGTTAA
- the glmM gene encoding phosphoglucosamine mutase, with amino-acid sequence MGRLFGTDGVRGVANADLTAELALGLSVAAAHVLAEAGTFEGHRATAVVGRDPRASGEFLEAAVVAGLASAGVDVLRVGVLPTPAVAYLTGALGADLGVMLSASHNAMPDNGIKFFARGGHKLADELEDRIESTYEQHRTGAPWDRPTGSGVGRVSDYTEGFDKYVAHLIGVLPNRLEGLKVVLDEAHGAAAYVSPEAFARAGAEIITIGAEPNGLNINEGCGSTHLGLLKAAVVEHGADFGIAHDGDADRCLAVDGSGAEVDGDQILAVLALAMREAGQLRENTVVGTVMSNLGFKLAMEGEGIQVVQTGVGDRYVLESMKEHGYALGGEQSGHVIILDHATTGDGTLTGLLLAARVAATGKSLAELAGVMQRLPQVLINVPDVDKSRVTTSAELAAAVGDAERELGTTGRVLLRPSGTEPLVRVMVEAADIEQARSVAGRLADVVKSALG; translated from the coding sequence GTGGGACGACTCTTCGGGACGGACGGTGTACGCGGCGTTGCCAACGCGGATCTGACGGCGGAGCTCGCGCTCGGCCTCTCCGTGGCGGCTGCCCACGTACTGGCCGAGGCGGGCACCTTCGAAGGCCACCGGGCGACCGCCGTGGTCGGCCGGGATCCCCGCGCCTCCGGCGAATTCCTTGAGGCGGCGGTCGTGGCCGGCCTCGCGAGCGCGGGCGTGGACGTCCTGCGCGTCGGTGTGCTGCCCACCCCGGCGGTGGCGTATCTCACCGGTGCGCTGGGCGCCGACCTCGGCGTGATGCTCTCCGCCAGCCACAACGCCATGCCCGACAACGGCATCAAGTTCTTCGCGCGCGGCGGCCACAAGCTCGCCGACGAGCTGGAGGACCGCATCGAGTCGACCTACGAGCAGCACCGCACCGGCGCGCCCTGGGACCGGCCCACCGGCTCCGGCGTCGGCCGCGTCTCGGACTACACCGAGGGCTTCGACAAGTACGTCGCCCACCTCATCGGGGTCCTCCCGAACCGCCTCGAAGGCCTGAAGGTCGTCCTGGACGAAGCGCACGGCGCGGCCGCGTACGTCTCGCCCGAGGCCTTCGCGCGGGCCGGCGCGGAGATCATCACGATCGGTGCCGAGCCCAACGGCCTCAACATCAACGAGGGCTGCGGCTCCACCCACCTCGGCCTGCTCAAGGCTGCCGTGGTCGAGCACGGCGCCGACTTCGGCATCGCGCACGACGGCGACGCGGACCGCTGCCTGGCCGTGGACGGCTCCGGCGCGGAGGTCGACGGGGACCAGATCCTCGCGGTGCTGGCGCTGGCCATGCGCGAGGCCGGCCAGCTGCGCGAGAACACCGTGGTCGGCACCGTCATGTCCAACCTGGGCTTCAAGCTGGCCATGGAGGGCGAGGGCATCCAGGTCGTGCAGACCGGTGTCGGCGACCGGTACGTGCTGGAGTCGATGAAGGAGCACGGCTACGCGCTCGGCGGCGAGCAGTCCGGCCACGTGATCATCCTCGACCACGCGACCACCGGGGACGGCACGCTGACCGGCCTGCTGCTGGCGGCGCGCGTCGCGGCCACCGGCAAGTCCCTCGCCGAGCTGGCGGGCGTCATGCAGCGGCTGCCGCAGGTGCTGATCAACGTTCCCGACGTGGACAAGTCCCGCGTCACCACCTCCGCCGAGCTGGCCGCGGCCGTCGGCGATGCCGAGCGCGAGCTGGGCACCACCGGGCGGGTGCTGCTGCGTCCGTCCGGCACGGAGCCGCTCGTACGGGTGATGGTCGAGGCCGCCGACATCGAGCAGGCCCGCTCGGTCGCCGGCCGGCTCGCGGACGTCGTGAAGTCCGCGCTCGGCTAG
- a CDS encoding DUF389 domain-containing protein yields MLHLRMITPHHLTEQVVALIDRTVGTTHLVVLTGAARDPEGDLVLCDVAREAADELLQAMRHLGIDETGSIAVENIDLSISRRADDAEEEAPGEAADAVVWEQLAESTHEESTLTITYAAFMIVATMIAACGVVLDNAILIVGAMAVGPEFGPLAGICTGLVQRRHKLAGRSLFALFVGFTAAIVATTVFSLGMNALGLFHEGMLENPRPNTSFIWQPDPFSFVVALLAGVAGMLSLTSAKAGALVGVAISVTTVPAGANAAVALSYGDFSQMWGSAVQLALNLGGIILAGTLTLICWKLLWRTQEGRMIRKPGAPHGPGSV; encoded by the coding sequence ATGCTGCATCTGCGGATGATCACCCCGCACCACCTCACCGAGCAGGTCGTGGCGCTGATCGACCGGACGGTCGGAACCACGCACCTGGTCGTCCTGACCGGCGCCGCCCGCGACCCCGAGGGCGATCTCGTGCTGTGCGACGTCGCCCGCGAGGCGGCGGACGAGCTCCTGCAGGCGATGCGCCACCTCGGCATCGACGAGACCGGTTCGATCGCCGTGGAGAACATCGACCTGTCGATCTCCAGGCGCGCCGACGACGCCGAGGAGGAAGCGCCGGGCGAGGCCGCCGACGCGGTGGTCTGGGAGCAGCTCGCCGAGTCGACGCACGAGGAGTCCACCCTCACGATCACCTACGCCGCCTTCATGATCGTGGCGACGATGATCGCGGCCTGCGGCGTGGTCCTGGACAACGCGATCCTGATCGTGGGCGCCATGGCGGTCGGCCCGGAATTCGGCCCGCTCGCCGGTATCTGCACCGGCCTGGTGCAGCGCCGTCACAAGCTGGCCGGCCGCTCGCTCTTCGCTCTGTTCGTCGGCTTCACCGCGGCGATCGTGGCGACGACGGTCTTCAGTCTGGGGATGAACGCGCTCGGGCTGTTCCACGAGGGGATGCTGGAGAACCCCCGGCCGAACACCAGCTTCATCTGGCAGCCGGACCCGTTCTCCTTCGTCGTCGCGCTGCTCGCCGGTGTGGCCGGCATGCTGTCGCTGACCTCGGCGAAGGCCGGTGCGCTGGTGGGCGTGGCGATCTCCGTCACCACCGTGCCGGCGGGCGCGAACGCCGCGGTGGCCCTCAGCTACGGCGACTTCTCCCAGATGTGGGGCTCGGCCGTGCAGCTGGCGCTGAACCTCGGCGGCATCATCCTGGCCGGGACGCTCACGCTGATCTGCTGGAAACTGCTGTGGCGCACCCAGGAGGGCCGGATGATCCGGAAACCGGGTGCGCCACACGGGCCGGGCAGCGTCTGA
- the coaA gene encoding type I pantothenate kinase: MITSPPRSNTPDDATARTGRDGHPTRPAHRRGPEASPYLDLTRAEWSALRERTPLPLTADEVERLRGLGDVIDLDEVRDVYLPLSRLLNLYVGATSNLRGTLNTFLGDAGNGHGAQQGTPFVIGVAGSVAVGKSTVARLLQALLARWPEHPRVELVTTDGFLYPMKELQRRGLTSRKGFPESYDRRALTRFVADIKAGKDEVRAPVYSHLIYDIVPGEELVVRRPDILIVEGLNVLQPALPGTDGRTRVALADYFDFSVYVDARPEDIERWYLGRFRKLRATAFQNPFSYFRKYTQVSEEEAMEYAQTMWRTINRPNLLENVAPTRGRATLVVRKGPDHKVQKLSLRKL; the protein is encoded by the coding sequence GTGATCACTTCGCCGCCACGAAGCAACACGCCGGACGACGCAACGGCGCGCACCGGCCGCGACGGGCACCCGACGCGCCCCGCGCACCGCCGGGGCCCCGAGGCCTCGCCGTACCTCGACCTCACGCGCGCCGAGTGGAGCGCCCTGCGCGAGCGGACCCCGCTGCCGCTGACCGCCGACGAGGTGGAGCGGCTGCGCGGCCTCGGTGACGTCATCGACCTCGACGAGGTCCGCGACGTCTACCTGCCGCTCTCCCGGCTCCTCAACCTCTACGTGGGCGCCACCAGCAACCTCCGCGGCACCCTCAACACCTTCCTCGGTGACGCGGGCAACGGGCACGGCGCCCAGCAGGGCACCCCCTTCGTCATAGGGGTCGCCGGTTCGGTCGCCGTCGGCAAGTCCACCGTGGCCCGCCTGCTCCAGGCCCTGCTCGCCCGCTGGCCCGAGCACCCGCGCGTGGAGCTGGTCACCACCGACGGGTTCCTGTACCCGATGAAGGAGCTCCAGCGGCGCGGCCTCACCTCGCGCAAGGGTTTCCCGGAGTCCTACGACCGCCGCGCGCTCACCCGTTTCGTCGCCGACATCAAGGCCGGCAAGGACGAGGTGCGGGCCCCGGTCTACTCGCACCTGATCTACGACATCGTGCCCGGCGAGGAGCTCGTCGTCCGCCGCCCGGACATCCTCATCGTCGAGGGCCTCAACGTGCTCCAGCCGGCCCTTCCCGGCACGGACGGCCGCACCCGCGTGGCCCTCGCCGACTACTTCGACTTCAGCGTGTACGTGGACGCGCGCCCCGAGGACATCGAGCGCTGGTACCTGGGCCGCTTCCGGAAGCTGCGGGCGACCGCCTTCCAGAACCCCTTCTCGTACTTCCGCAAGTACACCCAGGTCTCCGAGGAGGAGGCCATGGAGTACGCGCAGACGATGTGGCGGACCATCAACCGGCCCAACCTGCTGGAGAACGTGGCGCCCACCCGCGGCCGGGCCACCCTCGTCGTCCGCAAGGGACCCGACCACAAGGTCCAGAAGCTGAGCCTCCGCAAGCTCTAG
- the glmS gene encoding glutamine--fructose-6-phosphate transaminase (isomerizing) yields MCGIVGYVGAQSALDVVIAGLKRLEYRGYDSAGVAVLADGSLAAVKKAGKLVNLEKELVGHPLPSGSTGLGHTRWATHGGPTDANAHPHLDNSGRVAVVHNGIIENFAALRAELAERGHRLESETDTEVVAHLLAEQFSATGDLAEAMRQVCRRLEGAFTLVAVHADEPDVVVGARRNSPLVVGVGEGENFLASDVAAFIAHTRSAIELGQDQVVELRREGVSVTDFDGSPATVRAYHVDWDASAAEKGGYDYFMLKEIAEQPKAVADTLLGRIDASGSLTLDEVRIPVSVLREVDKVVIVACGTAYHAGMIAKLAIEHWTRIPCETELASEFRYRDPILDQRTLVVAISQSGETMDTLMALRHAREQGAKVLAICNTNGSTIPRESDAVLYTHAGPEVAVASTKAFLTQLVACYLVALYLGQVRGTKWGDEIEAVIRELSDIAAAVDTVLETMEPVRELARSLADKNTVLFLGRHVGYPVALEGALKLKELAYMHAEGFAAGELKHGPIALIEKDLPVVVVVPSPRGRSVLHDKIVSNIQEIRARGARTIVIAEEGDEAVVPYADHLIRIPATPTLLQPLVATVPLQVFACELATARGNEVDQPRNLAKSVTVE; encoded by the coding sequence ATGTGCGGAATTGTGGGTTACGTGGGAGCGCAGTCGGCGCTCGATGTGGTCATCGCCGGACTCAAGCGGCTGGAGTACCGCGGCTACGACTCGGCCGGGGTCGCCGTGCTCGCGGACGGCAGCCTGGCGGCCGTCAAGAAGGCGGGCAAACTCGTCAATCTGGAGAAGGAGCTGGTCGGGCACCCGCTGCCGTCCGGCTCCACGGGGCTCGGGCACACCCGGTGGGCGACCCACGGCGGGCCCACCGACGCGAACGCCCACCCGCACCTCGACAATTCGGGGCGCGTGGCCGTCGTGCACAACGGCATCATCGAGAACTTCGCCGCGCTGCGGGCCGAGCTGGCCGAGCGCGGACACCGGCTGGAGTCCGAGACCGACACCGAGGTCGTCGCGCACCTGCTGGCGGAGCAGTTCTCGGCCACCGGCGATCTCGCGGAGGCGATGCGGCAGGTGTGCCGGCGGCTGGAGGGCGCGTTCACCCTGGTCGCCGTGCACGCGGACGAGCCCGACGTGGTGGTCGGCGCGCGCCGGAACTCCCCCCTGGTGGTGGGCGTTGGAGAGGGTGAGAACTTCCTCGCCTCGGACGTGGCCGCGTTCATCGCCCACACGCGGTCCGCGATCGAGCTGGGGCAGGACCAGGTCGTCGAGCTCCGCCGCGAGGGCGTCTCGGTGACCGACTTCGACGGCTCGCCCGCGACCGTGCGGGCCTACCACGTGGACTGGGACGCCTCGGCGGCCGAGAAGGGGGGTTATGACTACTTCATGCTCAAGGAGATCGCCGAGCAGCCGAAGGCCGTCGCCGACACCCTCCTGGGCAGGATCGACGCGAGCGGCTCGCTGACCCTGGACGAGGTGCGCATCCCCGTCTCGGTGCTCAGGGAGGTCGACAAGGTCGTGATCGTGGCGTGCGGTACGGCGTACCACGCGGGCATGATCGCGAAGCTGGCCATCGAGCACTGGACCCGCATCCCGTGCGAGACGGAGCTGGCGAGCGAGTTCCGCTACCGCGACCCGATCCTGGACCAGCGCACGCTCGTGGTCGCGATCTCGCAGTCCGGCGAGACCATGGACACCCTGATGGCGCTGCGCCACGCGCGCGAGCAGGGCGCCAAGGTGCTGGCCATCTGCAACACGAACGGGTCGACGATCCCGCGCGAATCGGATGCGGTGCTCTACACGCACGCGGGTCCCGAGGTGGCCGTCGCCTCGACCAAGGCCTTCCTGACGCAGCTGGTCGCCTGCTACCTCGTCGCGCTGTACCTCGGGCAGGTCCGGGGCACGAAGTGGGGCGACGAGATCGAGGCCGTCATCCGGGAGCTGTCGGACATCGCCGCGGCGGTGGACACCGTACTGGAGACCATGGAGCCGGTACGGGAGCTCGCGCGCTCCCTCGCCGACAAGAACACCGTGCTGTTCCTCGGGCGGCACGTCGGCTACCCGGTGGCCCTGGAGGGCGCGCTCAAGCTCAAGGAGCTGGCCTACATGCACGCCGAGGGATTCGCGGCGGGCGAGCTCAAGCACGGGCCGATCGCCCTGATCGAGAAGGACCTGCCGGTGGTGGTGGTCGTCCCGTCGCCGCGCGGCCGGTCGGTGCTCCACGACAAGATCGTGTCGAACATCCAGGAGATCCGGGCACGCGGGGCGCGGACCATCGTGATCGCCGAGGAGGGCGACGAGGCGGTCGTCCCGTACGCCGACCACCTGATCCGGATCCCGGCGACGCCGACCCTGCTCCAGCCGCTGGTGGCGACGGTGCCGCTGCAGGTCTTCGCGTGCGAGCTGGCCACGGCGCGCGGCAACGAGGTGGACCAGCCGCGTAACCTCGCCAAGTCGGTGACCGTGGAGTAG
- a CDS encoding holo-ACP synthase: MIIGVGIDVAEIERFGAALERTPNLAGRLFVDAELTLPSGERRGTASLAARFAAKEALAKALGAPGGLLWTDAEVYVEDSGQPRLRVSGTVEARALAMGVKSWHISLSHDAGVASAVVIAEG, encoded by the coding sequence GTGATTATCGGCGTCGGGATCGACGTAGCGGAGATCGAGCGGTTCGGAGCGGCGCTGGAGCGCACCCCGAACCTGGCCGGGCGGCTCTTCGTCGACGCCGAGTTGACGCTGCCGAGCGGCGAGCGGCGCGGGACCGCCTCGCTCGCCGCACGGTTCGCCGCCAAGGAGGCCCTGGCCAAGGCGCTGGGCGCGCCCGGCGGCCTGCTGTGGACCGACGCCGAGGTGTACGTCGAGGACAGCGGGCAGCCACGGCTGCGCGTGTCCGGGACGGTCGAGGCGCGGGCCTTGGCCATGGGTGTGAAGTCCTGGCACATCTCGCTCAGCCACGACGCGGGAGTCGCCTCCGCCGTGGTGATCGCAGAGGGTTAG